The Mya arenaria isolate MELC-2E11 chromosome 15, ASM2691426v1 genomic sequence ACGGGAAAGCTATTCTTTCAAAACAGTATAAATGCATAATCTCCTTTCTGGAGGATAAGCTCGAAACGAAACACAATCAACATTATGTCCGGGCCTGCTTTGCTTAAGATGCCCATTAAATTGTaacacatattcaacaactttttgtaacatttaaagtTCAACAAATGTAACGTATGTACATGTGCAGCTTGAGTCAAGGCCATAAGCATTACTAGCTTCAAAGTGAGATCCTTTAAAGAGAAATGTTCCACTGGTGAaactttctttaaatacaacaaaactATATCTACATCCCAGATATATGTATATCTAGGTTTGGAAGGTCTAGATGCAAAAACTCCTTTCATGTATCGTATAATAAATGGATGATTCCCTACTCTAAAACCATCGAACTCTAAATCTAGTGCCGAGAGAGCTCCTCTTGCTGTGTTTAAACTTTCATATCCTAGGCCTTTTGAATATTGGGATGTTAGAAATTCCACTACTGTTTCCAGCGTTGGTAATATTGGAGATGTTTCCCTTTCACTACAGTACTGAAACCACCTGTTGATATGCGTGTTATATTGTTTCTTAGTCCCTGGCCGCGCATGAATAACGCCGTCTGTTATAAACTTGCTCCTCCTGATAAAAGTGTGTGTATAAtaaataccacgtgataaattgcgccATAAATCATAAGagctacgtcgaaaggcaatattttgcttcggatGAAGACTTCAAACTAAGATaactttaatatttcttcaccatttcaaatgcatcatagcgcagtctacgccgcttacggagccccgccttcggtcttttaccagagtttgattgagagtttagtttcttaaaatacttcgacaaaccttttcacaatacggccgtctgacagagcactgtcaaaagATTATTTGGGAAACAGATTAGTCGAAgtttttgatgaaactaatcacctttaTCAAACTTCTGTAATAACATGAAGGCGGGTCTCTTTGagcagcatagactgccctttgttttatttaaaaagtaaaagttaagttctatgatttaagtatatatatctaAAGCAAATTactgccttctgacgtagcatttatgacgtaatttatcacgtggtatacacacactggatatCTAATCCCTAAAAAACCTATGATATTAAATCAGATACCTAAATTGATTTGCAACGTTAATATGATTCTACTTATTCCAAATATATTCTATATCACATGAGTGAAATACACAAcactgtttttgacatttgatcgagtgaaaattaaatgttgaatCGAACatttgtatttctgtatttgtgtttgtagcACAATCATCATTGCATATCATGTTTGTGCCTGGGTTAAAACctaaatgttttacattggCAGGAAGTAATCGCAAATAACTATGACTGCTTCCTTCTATcattaataacttaataactcGTGATTAAAcgagattaaaaaaaaatgtcatttcaatGCCACAGtagctatttttaaatgttgatttgaTTTTTCATGTGACGACTTATCAAAttacattttcatatatatccgGAAAGCTTCTGCACAGAACAGTTGTGGAATAGCATTTTAAAGGGGAAGTTTTATATCTTTGCATTCAACCTAGTTctgttaagttgtttttttaaactgaaaaatcTTGACAGATCCCTCAACCCTGCTATGTTAGGGTACGTACCTTCCCTAAAggttatatattgaatatgcGAGGATACATTTAGTATCCTAGTTTGTGTCGGGTGAAAATGGCTCCAAAGGGGTTTATTCACATTTTACAGGAAACCAAAGGGCAAATTGTcgataatttgtatttattccGGTTAAAGATATTTGtcaaagaaatcaaaatgaaagttaactgtttcaaacagaaataaacaatttgatattgttCACTGTTTTTCCAACTTGAATACGCCCTcatttccaaatcaaacgtcagcgcgcacaagCCTTGAGCGGAATGCCAAAGTAGTCATATCCGAAAGTTATGGTcgcatacaatatatttttttctgaaaactacaacaaaacaagtacaatacataaataaatacaatacataaagGAAGTTAATGTCAATGCAAACACCATCTAGAACACAGAGATTTCCTTGACACACATTGAGGTATTACtattatgtatacatataagGTATTTCTGTATGTTATGTTAGAAATAAGCACATATTCACATAACATTATCTAGCAACATTCAAAAGACGGTCCTTTTCCTGCGACCTGTTTCAATACGTCATCAAGAACACAGCGATTTCCTTGACACATTGATAATAAGGTATTTCTGTATGTTATGTTAgtaataaacacatacatgtattgacaTAACATTATCTAGCAACATTCAAAAGACAGTCTTTTCTCTGCGACCTGTTTCAAAACGTCATCAAGACGAGAACTCATCTCAGACGTTAACGACTCTCGCCAAGTTCCAGGTTTACCTGCAACAACACAGACATTGTAAATGCATCATATTCAGGCTATAAAATGTGTGAGAAAtagaacatttaaacaaactcTCTCCCTCTATTGCCTGATGACGCctttttaagtttgtattatttGGAAGGGTTTTAGATGCAGATAATGAATATGTATGAACTATACCAAAACTAATACAGACAAGCGTTTGTGGTCTTGAAACAGTGTGAACATGGAACTTGCGTAAGATTTcagtaaaagaaaaaacaaagtAGACTGCTACAATGTCTTTGTCTATCATTCAGTTcctgtcatttattttacatagtaGTAATCTGCAAGCAATACCCTTCGAACGATTCCAAACTGCCATGGGGGCCACCACGCATCAAAGATACTCGGTAACTATATATTTGAATCTTCCTATTTTTATCTGTGTAAACGTTTCCAGTAGTTAAATAAACTATGCGTAATTTAAGTTAAATCGGCCTTTATAAGTGTTCAGGCCCTGAGGCCTGGATTAAATATAACACTTTCTAACAGCAGAATAgaacaaactttaaaaagctgcactctcaaagatttaccacttcaacaacttttttatttgttttgtcttcgaacaagccatttttggcgaaaatccatggaaaacagtcatataagactgttgatagaaaaatagatcgcagatctttatatttatgttcatacatgttttatgcattatacgcaaatggtaaatctgtaagagtgtAGCTTTAACGAGCGACAAACATCAGTTGAGAAAATGTGTTGAaggcaatatttatgcgaaaaactacagaaacaacctcagtagcaaaatgtttaaacataaacccggtttaatggcactgggtaaacgccaaagtgCACCTTTGTTAATGAAACCGCCATAACCATCCTTCATGTTACTTCCAGCCATATGTTCCAAATTAAGCGTCGGGTTCTTTCGCATGCTTTCAATAGAGCAGTGCTCATGTATTCTGTTCACATCGCCATCGGTCAGTGTTCTGCCAAGAAAGCTCGCTATGTCCCTTATGGTCTTTGGAATATCCTGCAAGGAAATATAGTTTTCTGTTATGTTCTGTGGTGGCTAATTTCTGCCATTTCGTATTGGTGGGTTTTCGGAGCGAAAACTCGACAAACGGTCAATAtctaaacaatgttaaattattatttcgGCCAAACCAAATTAATGATTAGTTCCTCgaatttttgccaaaaaaaatggagcgagcgagcgaaaaaaaaaaattgccagttttcataaaaaccgaagcgagcgaagagcgaaaaattcatataataaataaccctgtttttagtaaaaagtttgaaacgacttatataaatctacctgaatcagtttaacatcatatgctactgtatttagacataaaaagaaaaaaaaagaacaagggtatttttcagagtacttttttggttatttatatgtttttatgcaccagccaattgtatttGCCACCCCCttagtccggaatagcgggactttgacttccggtcaacttcctcaaaacccgggtaaaatacccgacctgcagggacacactgctggtaaaatccctgccaaatggccccgcaaccccgaatacctatgtgaggcccattcccgactattttcaatatgaagacaaaaccacattcactaggcactgcggggccacctgaaaggtaaaaacacagcccattgcctctgctgtccccggtatacccctagaacaagggcgaggggtgggcgggcaGTGGTTACTATTGACAAGTGCAtaacaatcccggattatgtagtcaacctaaatggccgtcaatgagtcttttgacgatttttagacaatggcagactcgagacacagggatacacatgaaatgtcaatataataaaaaagtatccctgatcgctcattattgtagctactggattatgctgcaaataaaaacaaaatattaggtgataaacttaggcttagttatgttgaggtatatccagaccagtgtttataaatatcgctatttgtgaaaagatatttgttcaaaactgttgttttgtcagaatttgatcaaaaatgagcttgatacatcaatttggaccaaacaatgactcatgttccagttaagttgacctgtcatcttcagcatcgtcgtaacgaggtaaaattttggtcccttgtattatgacttgaataaaagttgatcattccgatttccattcaaaacgagtcactaattacgcaaaaTATAATCgctacagtataaaaacacatcggttacttccctttacaaaaacacgaaaactagcgtagaaaaaataaacttgattatttttagccttttaataaattattacctgaaaaaaatctgcttgtgcgatcaaaatggaggtgcgggcacacaaaaaaaattgtttttacattttcaaaaaaataggagcggtaaatccgcggaacgaaatatcaatttggtgtggccttatttatctttattttttatttttttatataattatgctcATAAAATCCAATTCAGCAAGTGTGTTTGTATCAAATACTAGCACTTCTTTatgcaacatttatttatgaaaaggCATTATGTAAGATATGCAAATAAGGCAAAAATACCGTTACCTTGACAACAtcttcatactttaaaaacaaaaggttCCCAACTTTGGTGTTATTCCAAAATCCAAGAACGTTATCTTCCCAACCTCCAtacaaaactgaaatatatagtctccaaaagtatttaaaagaattTGGTATggaaatcaatgaaaatattactacaaataaattaattatatgttaaGCAGAAACGTTTGAAATCTATGACATTATTAAGGACAaaattattatatgttattgttaagaaaaaaggtaaaatgTTATTTGGCATGTATAAAAACTACATAGTTTGATGGTCCAACTGAAATTTACGGTAAATAGCCAGCCGTGCCTGTGAAAAGAAGTTTATAAAACAGGTCGCTCGAAAGGACATCACAAAGGACCATGCAGTTACATACTACATTTCAATTAACCATGCATAATGTATGtgatcttaaagggactgtacacccgattggcaccaaaaacatatttttttttgttatgaatctcaggacaagtatttaataaaatattttactctttgatatcataattgtaaaagaaataccaaaatgtaaaaaaatcgctaaaagtgctaaaagatttactgttatCTACTATCATCCCATAAGGTAAAACTACTGAGTTTTCTGTAAGACAGTACATGATTACCTTTTCCGTTCATGAAATCCTCAAAGAATTCTGCCAGTGACATATCACACCAGTCGAACCATTGCATCAGCTTGTACCAGGACAAAACAACGTCTTTAGGGTTCCGACACACGTACACCATCTGAAAATTTGTCATACAAGGTATAATATACCGATGTCGTCCGAAATAAGTTTGGGAAAAGTGTCCTACAAGGTAGAATATACCGATGTCGTCCGAAATTAGGTTGGAAAAAgagtcttataaggtagaataTACCGACGTCGTCCGAAATTAGGTTGGGAAAGAGTCCTACAAAGTAGAATATACCGACGTCGTCAGAAATAAGGTTGGAAAAAGTGTCCTACAAGGTAGAATATACCGACGTCGTCCGAAATTAGGTTGGGAAAAGTGTCCTACAAGGTAGAATATACCGACGTCGTCTGAAATTAGGTTGGAAAAAGTGTCCTACAAGGTAGAATATACCGATGTCGTCCGAAATTAGGTAGAAAATCTTATAAATGACGGCTTACCCTAATCAGGGACAGTTAAAGACTAGTTTAAAGTATCTTAATCAACCTTGTAAATTGTATACACTGTAGCATCTTAAACGATTCGGAAAAATAGTGTCAGTCTAAAGCAGCAATtacaaaaaacatgtataccatttattaaaaaataacgtATTAAAGATTTGGTCCAAATGCTGGAAATATACAGCTTGGGAGACAGGTACCCTTCCTTTTCCGCCTTGTAACATTTTTGGCAGGAACTTGTACTGCAGATGGGACTTGAACACCCTGGGGCTCCCTGCGTTCTTTAATGCGTCCATTCCTGCAAATCAAAATGCactttgtgatttttttatgaaataccTTGTTATGTTTGCCCCTTGATGACCCGCTGTCAATTCTTGGCATTCTGTTGCAATTTGTCAAAATACTCGgataatattatacattattttactgtttatatagttttgtctacaaaacaatggaaatgtggcttgtataatattaattaaattggaaacaatgcaaaaaaatgatatttcaattcAACTCTGTGTATGCATTTTGTTGTTTGAGAAACAGATACCCGCGCtcaatggctgcattatggcttaatCCCGCCGTGTGTACCATCACGACTTAAAGCGTTATAAACCGTTTACTTCCGAGTTACATTAAGACAAGCCTAAGATAGTCTTTGTAAAGATAGTCTTTGTAATTTTAATAGAGTCCCACCAGagttaacttaaattattaattaactcGCTTAAAATGCCTTTGATTTCTgtccattatttaaaaaaaatcaaaaccatgATAAAGGACTTTTTCATTTGTTGTTCGGGGTTTAATGTATAGGCTATGTGTGGTTATATTCGAATGTTAATCACTCAAATTTTGCTACGGATCCAGTAACGGCAACTACTTTAATAAATTCATACAGGCAACCAATGTGTGCAGATACTAAGATAGAAACCTGTTGCATTCGGGATGGTTTCGTCTATTCGTTCAATGAAGGCGAATCGTTCGTCAAGCTGCACCGTGTTcgctttttcaaaatcaagggTTTGCACTAACTCAACGATCTCTGTAGTCAATGTTGTCCCtgaaaaattataaatatcctaataatgcaccagtcaattgtaaccacacagccccccccccccccccaggtccggggaatagcgggatCTATCTCCGCCAAATCTCCACCCTGCGGGAACGATCTGCTGgtgaaacccccgccaaatgcccccgaaccaaagggaccctagataaggccaattccccgctaaatttggcgtgaagacaaaaccaccgcattcacccggcactgcggggtcacctggaaggtaagaacacggcccattttcccggctatccccggtatacccccgtacctggggggggggggggggcgtggttacaattgactggtgcatagcaTGCGTTGTTTCGTGCATGCGTTGTTTCGTAACTAGCCCGTGCCGCTGCAAAACCGAAAGTAGggtgtttttatgaatttaccacatattttagactgttaattgccatttgtatgaatatgatatataactgaatacatgtaatatgtatggggtttacataatcaaaccagtggttcatttaagcccgcagaacatgcagaggcggtgggcgaggcaagacatatcgatattgtgtagcttattgcggagttgcagtaattgaaaaatgggcacATTACTAAATAAGACATAGCTATAACATTCTAGTGTTCCGTGGTATACTTCTTTTGCACATGACATACCTCCTTTCATCAgttgaatgaacatttacagGCTTGTTGTCCATCGCCGATTTGTTTCCAGCAGAGAATGACCGGGGCATGTGCAAAGAGGGTACCGTTTCAGTAGatttcgcaaagagggtaccgttATGGATATGCACCGTGTAAATCAAAGATAATTCTTTTTTACTACATAATTCTAAATggaacaaagggcagtctatgtcgcttaaatATTCTCTCATTCGTAACATTACCGGATTTTTATAaagtgattagtttcatcaaacacttaaacaaaactgttttcaaaataaaattttgacagTGCTGCGTCAGACGGCCGCattatgaaaaggtttgtcgaagtgttttaagaaactaaactctcagcatcaatcggaactcctcggctagtatcaagatatggcctcggatataatacgggtcgtaaaaaatagtccatcatggccgaccaagaagatgttcaaacaaccaagagatatgttagtccaaagacagaatgaggagcgaacttttaccacttatttgtgtgtaagtgttattttttatacttattgtattttaataaaatataaaaaatagttttaaaagagccctaatgagaaactaaatggaaatgtcattaattcttagtgggtggggtaaagtcttctttcatttgacagattctaatatagtaaataacaattttgaagctccagtgatcagtggcaaaaattaagaaaaaaatactttatttgatttttttttaataacaaataagcctgaatctgactttacttagatcgataataggttagactttctttctcagtgtatttatctcatacatttcatatcattaactttaattttttataattaaaatttacattcttttaaccaaggatgtatggtttatatgtccggagtgttggtatcgaacaacttaatgtaatggcacaattgaatgcctcgttcactaatatagttctctaaataaattacatcttcatttaatatattggtttaacaaaatgagtttgaacgcataaaccagcacacatttctttcaagactaaattctatgatatccaccagtggtggtgatgcagaaacattgaaaaatgctgacatttttactgtgccaatgaaatgcagacatttaaattttaattatattgtcattttcagagaagagtatggtaccaggggtgcagctgactctgattcccggcttcttctaatgaaaaaaggcagatgaggtaatggttgtgctattttcgaaattcggaaaataatttaacagtcaagtatcctattggtttaagcccaaaggtacctgcatgtttgtacaattaaccaacaaggattgacagtattaaaatatcaacattgtagatgaatttaaacatgataacaatttcatttcatgctttttaatttaccagtagtccagagctaaaagctgctctctcacagattgacagttcttcttggtcattcttcaaaagcccaaaggagtaattaaattaaatttacacatataattaattatatggcttaaagcaatatagcaaaaaaatattttccaaacaattgaaatctgttctattatgtgtgacctttTATGGCTAGTtggaggaatttttaccaaatttgtatatgaaagactgtgatctgatattatgtcagcagtcttatatcactggtttccatacatatgcacaataattgccaattggctcgtttaaagataaaaaaggtgtcagaacagtaaaactgtgaggatgcagctttaaattggtgttgcacttaatgttttgtgaatacttttctgttgttgtacaggcttttaaaataattgatctgaaaatataattcctattattgttgtattttctgttttctatttcaggcactggaatccgaatgtaatccgaatgtaatcaaaaatgccattgtatgaggattgcaatgcatggaaatcatctaacccaactgcaacgcctaccttggaaaaatgagtgcaagatggaaacatag encodes the following:
- the LOC128220557 gene encoding sulfotransferase 1B1-like isoform X1, producing MDKELNPNSRYTFRHIIHDGVLLFDCDFKAIETMETFEDDIWVCGFPRSGTTLTTEIVELVQTLDFEKANTVQLDERFAFIERIDETIPNATGMDALKNAGSPRVFKSHLQYKFLPKMLQGGKGRMVYVCRNPKDVVLSWYKLMQWFDWCDMSLAEFFEDFMNGKVLYGGWEDNVLGFWNNTKVGNLLFLKYEDVVKDIPKTIRDIASFLGRTLTDGDVNRIHEHCSIESMRKNPTLNLEHMAGSNMKDGYGGFINKGKPGTWRESLTSEMSSRLDDVLKQVAEKRLSFECC
- the LOC128220557 gene encoding sulfotransferase 1B1-like isoform X2, coding for MFIQLMKGGTTLTTEIVELVQTLDFEKANTVQLDERFAFIERIDETIPNATGMDALKNAGSPRVFKSHLQYKFLPKMLQGGKGRMVYVCRNPKDVVLSWYKLMQWFDWCDMSLAEFFEDFMNGKVLYGGWEDNVLGFWNNTKVGNLLFLKYEDVVKDIPKTIRDIASFLGRTLTDGDVNRIHEHCSIESMRKNPTLNLEHMAGSNMKDGYGGFINKGKPGTWRESLTSEMSSRLDDVLKQVAEKRLSFECC
- the LOC128220557 gene encoding sulfotransferase 1B1-like isoform X3, with the translated sequence MKWTTLTTEIVELVQTLDFEKANTVQLDERFAFIERIDETIPNATGMDALKNAGSPRVFKSHLQYKFLPKMLQGGKGRMVYVCRNPKDVVLSWYKLMQWFDWCDMSLAEFFEDFMNGKVLYGGWEDNVLGFWNNTKVGNLLFLKYEDVVKDIPKTIRDIASFLGRTLTDGDVNRIHEHCSIESMRKNPTLNLEHMAGSNMKDGYGGFINKGKPGTWRESLTSEMSSRLDDVLKQVAEKRLSFECC